The following coding sequences are from one Mus pahari chromosome X, PAHARI_EIJ_v1.1, whole genome shotgun sequence window:
- the Nxt2 gene encoding NTF2-related export protein 2: MKKIESNWSNGDKHFGKADSSCAEPQINLKYQRSQKSEELPTPPGPAPEQTTSSSLMALAMDFKTYVDQACRAAEEFVNIYYETMDKRRHALVRLYLDKATLIWNGNVVTGLEALANFFEMLPSSEFQINMLDCQPVHEQATQCQTTVLVVTSGVVKFDGNKQHFFNQNFLLTAQSTPNSTVWKIASDCFRFQDWATI; encoded by the exons atgaaaaaaattgaaagtaactGGTCCAATGGGGACAAACATTTTGGAAAGGCGGACAGTTCCTGTGCAGAGCCACAAATCAACCTCAAATA ccaaaggagccagaagagtgAGGAGCTACCGACACCTCCCGGGCCGGCTCCGGAGCAGACCACTTCCAGCTCCCTGATGGCCTTGGCCATG GATTTTAAAACTTATGTGGATCAGGCATGTAGAGCTGCCGAGGAATTTGTCAATATTTACTATGAGACAATGGACAAAAGACGACAT GCACTTGTCAGGCTGTATTTGGACAAGGCCACTCTAATCTGGAATGGAAATGTTGTTACAGGGCTGGAAGCCCTTGCTAATTTTTTTGAGATGTTGCCTTCCAGCGAATTCCAGATCAATATGTTAGATTGCCAACCAGTTCATG AGCAAGCTACCCAGTGCCAGACCACAGTGCTTGTTGTGACCAGTGGAGTTGTGAAGTTTGATGGAAACAAGCAGCACTTCTTTAACCAGAACTTCCTGCTGACTGCACAGAGCACCCCTAACAGCACTGTGTGGAAGATTGCAAGTGATTGCTTCCGTTTTCAAGATTGGGCTACTATTTAA